The Streptomyces sp. NBC_00459 DNA segment CTCGTCGCCGTCCGGCTCGACGAGGAGCGTTTCCTCCACCTTGGCGCGGGCGATCCGACGCCAGGACCGGAAGTCCCGGACACCGGACCGGCCCCAGGCGAGCGGGAAGTCCAGCTCGTCCTTGAGCACCGGATGGAAACCTGGCAGGGGCCCGTCGACGACGGCCGTGCCGAAGTCCGTTGCCGCGTGGCCGGGTTGGGCGGCGGCCCCGTTGATCAACGCCGCCCCCGCCCCCACGACGAACGCCCGCCGCCCCACCGCCGGATCACTGCCGTTCATACGGGCACCAGTCGCCGAGATACGTCCGCCGCGTGTGCTCGCCGGCCTCCGCCGCGGTGAGCTGCGGCCGGTTCTCCGGTACCGGGATCGCCGCGCCGGGACCGGAGTTGCCGTACTCGCAAAAGCGCATGGTCTGCCACGGATAGGCGTCACGCATGTTGGTGTACGGGGTGACGGCGTCGATGCCCGGGCCGAGCCAGGTGTCCCGGACGACCAACGAGGGCCAGGCGGTTGTCTCGTACGAGGGCACCCAGGGACGGGCGATCTTGTACGCGCCGTCCTCCGCGCCCGAGGTCACCAGTCCGCGCACGGCCAGGAAGCCGTACGGGTTGGCACGGGCCGTGGCGGGTGCGAAGACCATGCCCTCGGGCTTGAAGGCGACATCCCGGTCGAGGGTGTGGAAGTGGCAGCGTTCGAAGACGGCCCGTGCCCGTCCGAAGACGAAGTCGACGTCTCCCTCGATGTAGCAGTCGCGGTAGTAGTGCCGGTCGAAGGCGCTCAGCGCCGTCGTGTCCGCGAACAGGGTGTCCTGGTGGGCGAGGAACCTGACACGCTTGAACTGCGAACGGTCACCCGTGACATAGGCCGCCACGGCCTGCGTCCCCGTGATCTCGGGGTGGTCGGCGCGCAGCCAGTCGTTGGCGAGGGTCAGGTCGCGTACGGTCAGGCCGGGCGCCGCCGAGGTGAAGGTGGCGGAGCCGGCGGTGCCGTAGGTGCCCGAACCGTCGGGTTTCTGCGTGCCGTTGGCATTGTCGTACACGATGACGGTCTCGCGCGGGTCGCGGGTGGCGCCGCGGATCGTCAACTCGGCTGCCTGGGCGGGGATGTCGACGACTTCGCGGTACGTCCCCGGGTGCACGACGATCGTCCGGCCGGTGCCGCCCGTCGCGACCACCGCGTCCACGGCTGCCTGGACGGAACCGCCGGGACGGACGTGCAGGACCCGGCGGTCGGCGGAAGCGAACGCCGGAACCGCGCCGGCGGCGATCAGGCCGCCGGCGAACCCGGTGAGCAGGGTGCGTCGGCGCATCTCAGCACCACCGTCCGCGCCACGGTGTCCAGTCGCCGAGGTAGGCCTCGCGGGTCGCCGACTCGGCTTCGGTGGCCGTGAGTTGGGGGCGGTTCTCGGCAACGAGGATCCTGGCTCCCGGGCCCGTGTTCCGGTACTCGGCGAACCGCTGGCTCTGCCACGGATAGGTGTCCGACATGTTGGTGTAGGGCGCGACCGCGTCGATGCCGGGGCCGAGGTGGGTGTCCCGGACGGTGAGCATCGGGCGGGCGGTGGTGTCGGAGCTGGGCACCCATGGACGGGCCAACTTGTAGGCGGCGGCCGGGGCTTCGCTGGTGACACGGCTGTCGGTGACCAGGTAGCCCCGCGGATTGGTGCCCACGGTGGAGGGCGCCAGGACGAAGCCGTAGGGGGTCCCGGCGAGGTCGGTGCGGTCGAGGGTGCGGAAGTGGCAGCGCTCGTACACGGCGGTGGCCCGGCCGAAGACGAAGTCGACGTCCCCTTCGACGTAGCAGTGCGCGAAGTACTGCCGGGCGTACGCCTCACGGCTCATCGAGTCGGCGTACAGGGTGTCCTGGTGGCCGAGGAACCGGCAGTGGTGGAAGGCCGAGCGGTCGCCCTGCACCTTGATGGCGACGGCCTGGGTCCCCGCGATGTCCGGGTGGTCGGCGCGCAGCCAGTCGTTGGCGAAGGTGATCCAGCGGGCCGTGAAACCGGCGGCCTGCACGAGAGTGGTGGCGGAGCCGGTGGTGCCGTAGGTGCCGCCGCCGGGCTTCGGGGTGCCGGCCGCGTTGTCGTGGACGATGACGACGTCGCGGGGGTTCTCCGAGGCGCCGATCAGGGTCAGTTCCGTACGGGTGGCCGTGACGGCGACGGTCTCGCGGTAGACGCCCGGTGCGACGACCAGCGTGAATCCGGTGCCGCTCACGGCGGTCACCGCGGCCTGGACGGAGGTGAAGTCGCCGGTGCCGGCCGCGTCGACGTACAGGGTCTGCTCGGTCAGCCGACGGGACGGGGAGCCGTAGCGGCCGAAGCGGGTCCGGCCGGTCGCGCGGGCGGGGGCCGCGAGCCCCAGGGCCAGTGCGGCCCCGGTGCTCGCGACGACGAACGAACGTCTACTCAAAGGGAGTTGGGGGGCAGCCATGATCAGCAGACCTTGCCGGCGCCCGCACCGCGGTTGACGATGGACGGCACCGAACGCGGGGAGTCGACCTTCGTGCGGAGGGTGGGCGTCCAGCCGGCGCCCGACTGGAGTGTCTCGGCGGGGATCTCGGCGTTGTGGACGGCGATCAGGTCGGTCAGCCTGCCGTTGACGTAGTTGTTCTCGGCGGTGAGCGGCGACTCCTTCCACTTCTTCAGCACCTTGCCGACACTGGCGCCGGCCGGCAGCGAGATGGCGTTGTCGCTGGCGTACAGCTGCGAGGAGATGCCGACACCGAAGATGTAGTAGTCGGACTTCTGCGCCTCGGTCACCACGTAGCTGTTGTTGTAGACGTCGACCTGTCCGAAGCGCACGCGCGGAGAGCGCTGCAGGATCCCGTCGAACCGGTTGTGGTGCATGGTGACCTTGAGCTTGCCCGCGTCCGTGGTGGCGGTGCTGTCGCTGTTCCCGATCAGCATGTTCTTGTCGTGGTCCTTGAAGGAGTTCCAGGACATGGTGACGTAGTTGGCGCCGCGCACGATGTCGGTGAGCCCGTCGTGCTGCTGGAAGACCTTGCCGAAGTAGCTCGGCCGCTCGCTGTCGGGGTAGCGGCCGTCGGTGAGCGTGTTGTGGTCGATCCATACGTGGTCGGTGCCGTACACGACCACGGCGTCGTACTCGGAGTTCCAGTTGCCGGTGTTGTTGTCGTCGGTCGGGTCCCACTTCGGGAAGCAGTCGAGGGGCGCCTCGATGGTGAGGTTGCGCAGGATGACGTTCGAGACGGCCTTGATCTGGAGGCTGCCGCCGAGGATGCCGGAGTTCTTGCCGACGCCGACGATGGTGGTGTTGCTCGGGATGTTGGCCTTGATCTCCGTGTCCTGGTTGGCGGCGGACGCGACCCGCGCGTCCTCCTGCGGACCGCTGGCGACCTTGTCGTTGCCCCAGACCGCCGGGTCGTAGTCCTTGAGGTACTGCTGGAGGTCGTATCCCCCGGCGACGAAGGCCTCACAGCCCTCGGACACCGCGTCGATCATGCCCTTGACCTTGATGATCTTGGGTGCGCTGCCGCCGTCCTGCAGCGCGGCCTTGAACTGCGCCCAGGTGGTGACGGTGTAGACGTGGTCGGCGGTGGCGGCCGAACCGCCGGTCGTGCCACCCGCGTCGGACCCCCAGCCGTCACCGGCGGCGAGGGTCTGCCGGCCGAGGTCGCGGGCCGGAGCGGCGGCCTGGGCGACGGGGCCGGTGAGGGTGAGGACGAGGGCGGTGCAGCCGAGCAGGGCGGCGGCCTTCATGGTGACATGATCATGACATGCGCGAGCGTTCATGGTGCGGCTCTCCTTCTGGAGGAACAGGCTGGGGGACTTGGGGGAAGCGGCTACGCGGTGGCCGACGGCCAGGTGATCCAGGACTCCGGGATCACGTCGTCGAGGCGGCGCACGTCCCGGCGCGCCAGCACCCGGCGTTGCACCAGCCCGGCGGCGACGAGCCTGGCCACGGCGATGGCTCCCGGCGGGTTGAAGTGCGTGTTGTCCTGCTCGGTCGCTGTCCAGTTGAAGTACTTCTTCGTCTCCTCGACCCCCAACTCCTGCCAGAGCGCGATCGACAGGGCCTGGATGTCGAGCAGCGCCACGTGCTCCTCCTCGGCGAGCGCACGCATCGCCGCCGGGTAGTCGCCGTGGGTCGGCACCGCGTTGCCGCTCGCGTCGAACTTTCTCCGCTCGACGGAGGTGGCGAGCACCGGCCGGGCACCCCGGGCCCGCGCCCCGTCGATGTACAGCCGCAGATGGTCCTGGTACGTGGTCCAGGGCTCGGTGTAACGGACGGGGTCGGCGCTCTTCTCGTCGTTGTGCCCGAACTGGATGATCATGAAGTCACCCGGGGCGATGACATCGAGAATGACGTCAAGGCGCCCTTCGTCGAAGAAGCTCTTGGAACTACGCCCGTTCACCGCGTGATTGGCGACAACCAGATCCTTCCGAAGAAAGAAGGGAAGTGCCATTCCCCACCCGGTCTCCGGAGCGGCGTCAGCGTATTTCTGGGCGGCGGTGGAATCACCGGCGATATAGAGAGTGCGGCAACGGCGACCGGAATACGCCGAGGCGCTCCCGGAGGACGCGGCGACAAGAGGAACAGCGCCAAGAGCAGCCACGGTCATTTGCCTACGGCTAAGAGACACGACGTTGTGCCTTTCGAGAGGAGTCGGGCACCCGCGCCCCTGTTTTTAGGGGCGCGGGGAACTGCGCGACAGGCCACGGCGGACCCGCGGCCGGAAAGCGACCTAACCCATCTGCTCATTCCACTCGGCCTGCGCAGCATTGAGCTGCTCGGCCAGCGTGTCCAGGAATTCCTTCGCACTCATCTTCTTCAGCAGCACCTTCTGGAAGTTCGGCTCGTTGTCCGCCTTCGAGATCGTGTTCCAGTCGGGCAGGTAGTACGGCAGCTGGACGATCTTGATCGTGCCGCTGTTCAGCGACTCGGCCGCCAGCTTCGTCGCCTCCGCCGACTGGATCCACGCGTCCTTCGCCGCCTCCGTGTTGGACGGAATGGCGCCGGCGGACTCGTTCCACTTGCTGT contains these protein-coding regions:
- a CDS encoding pectinesterase family protein; translated protein: MRRRTLLTGFAGGLIAAGAVPAFASADRRVLHVRPGGSVQAAVDAVVATGGTGRTIVVHPGTYREVVDIPAQAAELTIRGATRDPRETVIVYDNANGTQKPDGSGTYGTAGSATFTSAAPGLTVRDLTLANDWLRADHPEITGTQAVAAYVTGDRSQFKRVRFLAHQDTLFADTTALSAFDRHYYRDCYIEGDVDFVFGRARAVFERCHFHTLDRDVAFKPEGMVFAPATARANPYGFLAVRGLVTSGAEDGAYKIARPWVPSYETTAWPSLVVRDTWLGPGIDAVTPYTNMRDAYPWQTMRFCEYGNSGPGAAIPVPENRPQLTAAEAGEHTRRTYLGDWCPYERQ
- a CDS encoding pectinesterase family protein produces the protein MAAPQLPLSRRSFVVASTGAALALGLAAPARATGRTRFGRYGSPSRRLTEQTLYVDAAGTGDFTSVQAAVTAVSGTGFTLVVAPGVYRETVAVTATRTELTLIGASENPRDVVIVHDNAAGTPKPGGGTYGTTGSATTLVQAAGFTARWITFANDWLRADHPDIAGTQAVAIKVQGDRSAFHHCRFLGHQDTLYADSMSREAYARQYFAHCYVEGDVDFVFGRATAVYERCHFRTLDRTDLAGTPYGFVLAPSTVGTNPRGYLVTDSRVTSEAPAAAYKLARPWVPSSDTTARPMLTVRDTHLGPGIDAVAPYTNMSDTYPWQSQRFAEYRNTGPGARILVAENRPQLTATEAESATREAYLGDWTPWRGRWC
- a CDS encoding pectate lyase family protein, whose product is MNARACHDHVTMKAAALLGCTALVLTLTGPVAQAAAPARDLGRQTLAAGDGWGSDAGGTTGGSAATADHVYTVTTWAQFKAALQDGGSAPKIIKVKGMIDAVSEGCEAFVAGGYDLQQYLKDYDPAVWGNDKVASGPQEDARVASAANQDTEIKANIPSNTTIVGVGKNSGILGGSLQIKAVSNVILRNLTIEAPLDCFPKWDPTDDNNTGNWNSEYDAVVVYGTDHVWIDHNTLTDGRYPDSERPSYFGKVFQQHDGLTDIVRGANYVTMSWNSFKDHDKNMLIGNSDSTATTDAGKLKVTMHHNRFDGILQRSPRVRFGQVDVYNNSYVVTEAQKSDYYIFGVGISSQLYASDNAISLPAGASVGKVLKKWKESPLTAENNYVNGRLTDLIAVHNAEIPAETLQSGAGWTPTLRTKVDSPRSVPSIVNRGAGAGKVC
- a CDS encoding rhamnogalacturonan acetylesterase, translated to MSLSRRQMTVAALGAVPLVAASSGSASAYSGRRCRTLYIAGDSTAAQKYADAAPETGWGMALPFFLRKDLVVANHAVNGRSSKSFFDEGRLDVILDVIAPGDFMIIQFGHNDEKSADPVRYTEPWTTYQDHLRLYIDGARARGARPVLATSVERRKFDASGNAVPTHGDYPAAMRALAEEEHVALLDIQALSIALWQELGVEETKKYFNWTATEQDNTHFNPPGAIAVARLVAAGLVQRRVLARRDVRRLDDVIPESWITWPSATA